The Flammeovirga agarivorans genome has a window encoding:
- a CDS encoding ABC transporter ATP-binding protein, producing MESVIHLSDISFNWKDNTTPLFNIPSLTIQKGEKVLLQGRSGSGKSTFLHLIGGFLSSNKGKVSILDHDLSVFSPAEKDQFRADHVGYIFQQFNLIPYLSVIENVVLPLRFSTIRKSKVRKEVNTEAEKLLLKLGITVNLHGSEINTLSVGQQQRVAAARAFIGHPEIILADEPTSALDSYSKAQFMDVLLQLCKENNATLIMVSHDETLTSYFDQILPISTFNSTSEALENNHLPFI from the coding sequence ATGGAATCAGTTATTCATCTTTCAGATATAAGTTTTAATTGGAAGGATAATACTACACCTCTTTTCAATATTCCATCACTCACAATTCAAAAAGGGGAAAAGGTTTTATTGCAAGGGAGAAGTGGTAGTGGTAAGTCGACCTTTCTTCATTTAATTGGAGGTTTTTTGTCTTCAAATAAAGGAAAAGTATCCATTCTAGACCATGACCTTTCTGTATTTAGTCCTGCTGAAAAAGATCAATTTAGAGCAGATCATGTTGGCTATATTTTTCAGCAATTTAATTTAATTCCTTATCTATCGGTGATTGAAAATGTGGTATTACCGTTGCGCTTTTCTACCATTAGAAAATCTAAAGTAAGGAAAGAGGTGAATACAGAAGCCGAAAAACTATTATTGAAATTAGGAATTACTGTGAATTTACATGGTAGTGAAATCAATACATTAAGTGTAGGACAACAACAAAGAGTAGCAGCAGCAAGGGCTTTTATTGGTCATCCAGAAATTATACTGGCAGATGAACCTACTTCAGCCTTAGACAGCTATTCTAAAGCTCAATTTATGGATGTTTTACTTCAATTATGTAAGGAGAATAATGCTACATTAATTATGGTTAGCCATGATGAGACCCTGACATCTTATTTTGATCAAATTCT
- a CDS encoding DUF3299 domain-containing protein codes for MKKALFILITAFLSFNLSAQDYQELDWDNLLPENISFDDPFKDLSRSQLLDLKEIAYLINKKKASPEDFPEEHQEKLQQKEQSLKEQGIDAHFFLSKREEIKEKRQQFAEAVVEELNHEQVKIPGFLLPLNFSGLEVTEFLLVPWVGACIHTPPPNKNQIIYIKFDKGYEVTSRFESVWITGEMTTQSVSKELYLVDGKSEIFTGYSIHANQILSYVK; via the coding sequence ATGAAAAAAGCACTCTTTATATTAATTACAGCCTTTCTATCTTTCAATCTTTCTGCTCAAGACTATCAAGAGTTGGATTGGGATAACCTGTTACCTGAAAACATTAGTTTTGATGATCCCTTTAAAGATTTATCAAGGTCTCAGTTATTGGATTTGAAAGAAATAGCCTATCTCATCAATAAAAAGAAGGCTTCACCTGAAGACTTTCCTGAGGAGCACCAAGAAAAGCTACAACAAAAGGAGCAATCACTAAAGGAACAAGGTATTGATGCTCATTTCTTCCTTTCCAAAAGAGAAGAAATTAAGGAAAAACGACAGCAATTTGCAGAGGCTGTTGTAGAGGAACTTAACCATGAACAAGTTAAAATTCCTGGATTCTTATTACCCCTTAACTTCTCGGGACTTGAAGTGACAGAGTTTTTATTAGTTCCTTGGGTTGGTGCTTGTATACATACACCTCCACCAAATAAGAATCAGATCATTTATATCAAATTCGATAAAGGATATGAAGTAACCTCTCGATTTGAATCGGTCTGGATAACCGGAGAAATGACAACTCAAAGTGTATCAAAAGAACTTTATTTAGTGGATGGGAAAAGTGAGATTTTCACAGGTTACTCCATTCATGCAAACCAAATTTTATCATACGTAAAATAA
- a CDS encoding amidohydrolase family protein, producing MRKLYLTISLLFMSVLLVVAQAKKETTHILIQNVKVWDGKGKEIVDADVLIENNLIKEVKKGIKKPKGATVIDGKGYTLTPGLIDMHTHIMLNGPKAFYTGQGDYDMFAVGAWAYRDMNLLLDQGFTSIRDIAGNSLGIAKAKKNKLMQGPRIWSSGPAFSSTGGHGDAGLWNQMPDEDNQPNKTMNLAVADGIPDIIKFARWNFRHGAAYAKIMASGGVASEFDPLEITEYTEEEMREIVKICEDNKTYATIHAYHDDAINRALDAGVKCVEHGFLMSEKTVKRLANENIVLSLQGYVSTVQFAQASQIPWFSPEQVRKATQVNEGAKQMIEWVKKYNVFVVSGSDMFAENTPNAKMNITVEKNFGWEPWEILQHNTYNAGKVLAMSGPARNPYREGPIGVIEVGAYADILIWEKSPLEDIENVMPNDNIKLMVQDGDVLKNTL from the coding sequence ATGAGAAAACTCTATCTAACTATATCTCTACTCTTTATGAGTGTGCTCTTAGTAGTGGCGCAAGCAAAGAAAGAGACAACACATATTCTTATTCAAAATGTGAAGGTATGGGATGGTAAAGGCAAAGAAATTGTCGATGCTGATGTCCTTATTGAAAATAACTTGATTAAGGAAGTAAAAAAGGGAATTAAAAAACCAAAAGGTGCTACAGTCATCGATGGAAAAGGATATACTTTAACACCCGGTTTGATCGACATGCATACACATATTATGCTTAATGGCCCCAAAGCTTTTTATACAGGGCAAGGCGATTATGATATGTTTGCTGTAGGTGCATGGGCGTACAGAGATATGAACCTTTTATTGGATCAAGGCTTTACTTCAATTAGAGATATTGCTGGTAATTCATTAGGTATTGCCAAAGCGAAGAAAAATAAATTGATGCAAGGTCCAAGAATTTGGTCTTCGGGTCCTGCGTTTAGTTCTACAGGTGGACATGGTGATGCTGGTTTATGGAACCAAATGCCGGATGAAGACAACCAACCAAATAAAACAATGAACTTGGCTGTTGCAGATGGTATACCTGATATTATCAAATTCGCGAGATGGAACTTTAGACACGGTGCTGCCTATGCTAAAATTATGGCTTCTGGTGGTGTTGCTTCTGAGTTTGATCCATTAGAGATTACTGAATATACAGAGGAAGAAATGCGAGAAATCGTAAAGATATGTGAGGACAATAAAACATATGCTACTATACATGCTTACCATGATGATGCTATTAATAGAGCATTAGATGCGGGTGTAAAGTGTGTAGAACATGGCTTCTTGATGTCTGAGAAAACAGTAAAAAGACTTGCTAACGAAAATATTGTTCTTTCTCTTCAGGGGTATGTAAGTACCGTCCAATTTGCTCAAGCATCACAAATTCCTTGGTTCTCTCCTGAACAAGTTAGAAAAGCAACGCAAGTAAATGAAGGGGCGAAACAAATGATTGAGTGGGTGAAAAAATACAATGTGTTTGTAGTGAGTGGTTCTGATATGTTTGCAGAGAATACTCCAAATGCTAAAATGAACATTACAGTCGAAAAGAACTTTGGTTGGGAACCATGGGAAATCTTACAACACAACACATATAATGCAGGAAAGGTATTAGCCATGTCTGGCCCGGCGAGAAACCCTTACAGAGAAGGTCCTATTGGGGTAATTGAGGTAGGTGCCTATGCGGATATTCTAATTTGGGAAAAAAGCCCTCTTGAAGATATTGAAAATGTAATGCCTAATGATAACATCAAATTGATGGTTCAGGACGGCGATGTATTAAAAAATACTTTATAG